A genomic stretch from Bosea sp. F3-2 includes:
- a CDS encoding DUF2612 domain-containing protein, with amino-acid sequence MQHLPLDFDLDQAIGVQLDKVGEWVGRTRFVSVPIANAWFSFDIAMRGFDRGVWYQPQYDTPAGITRLDDDTYRTLLRAKIAANNWDGTLPSAKAALEILFPDGETTILVIDNQDMTITFGVTGVIPSALFIALLLQGYLPLKPEGVRADYLITTVDGPLFGFDVQSSLIASFDTGAWGAPPSYFTA; translated from the coding sequence ATGCAGCACCTGCCGCTTGATTTCGATCTTGATCAGGCAATCGGTGTTCAGCTCGATAAAGTTGGCGAGTGGGTAGGGCGGACGCGTTTCGTGAGCGTCCCGATCGCGAATGCGTGGTTCTCGTTCGACATTGCGATGCGAGGCTTTGATCGCGGCGTCTGGTATCAACCGCAGTACGACACGCCGGCCGGCATCACGCGCCTCGACGACGATACCTATCGGACGCTGCTGCGGGCCAAGATCGCTGCGAACAACTGGGACGGGACGCTCCCGAGCGCGAAAGCGGCGCTCGAGATCCTTTTTCCAGACGGCGAGACGACGATCCTCGTCATCGACAACCAGGACATGACGATCACGTTCGGCGTGACCGGCGTAATCCCATCCGCCCTGTTCATTGCGCTGCTGTTGCAGGGATATCTCCCGCTTAAGCCTGAAGGGGTGAGGGCGGATTACCTGATCACCACAGTCGACGGCCCACTCTTCGGCTTCGACGTCCAAAGCAGCCTGATCGCGAGCTTTGACACTGGCGCCTGGGGTGCGCCGCCCTCGTACTTCACCGCCTGA
- a CDS encoding helix-turn-helix domain-containing protein — protein MTGSLSMEAKMLLAQDARPQLTETKAAERLGLKPGTLKRMRNLGRGPAFFKVSRAVRYDPTDIDAYLGRRRVVPANEERA, from the coding sequence GTGACCGGGTCGCTGTCGATGGAGGCCAAGATGCTCCTTGCTCAAGATGCACGACCGCAACTGACGGAAACGAAAGCCGCTGAGCGTCTCGGCCTGAAGCCGGGCACGCTCAAGCGGATGCGTAATCTCGGCCGAGGCCCTGCCTTCTTCAAGGTAAGCCGGGCGGTCCGTTACGACCCCACCGACATCGACGCCTATCTGGGCCGGCGCCGCGTCGTGCCTGCCAACGAGGAACGCGCATGA
- a CDS encoding transglycosylase SLT domain-containing protein, whose translation MVDILEASGARAPKPGLAATPTSQISGAQMVQPYVEQARALQGLGEALGTLGEKVDAASVPQAQAAGLAAVGRDERGNPTVELKPFALSKSDQAFNHAATQGVVSQYEADARRELQAIRSKHADNPAAFDAEATSYVKSLGKSLGPELRPLVQFELNKLREQHYLSLSNAFTERKTAQAKDSILVQIQDTTNDYFALARQGGTATDEFRVVSERLDALYSQLKANPLFGVAAERADSERRSTHDRAVAFAMTGDAVRIYESQGDKAAQKWLVDNIRDNPNLKLDESQRNSLLETGRNAIAMRKGENKAQIDANKASANVLAKAMEDGKSIPQGAVDQAIDTATRLGDVETAAKLLTSKQVYGRNEANRGLTDEERVRQATTAPVAPSDIHGVITQAADRYGISHNYALRVAHIESRFDPNAINGGSRATGLFQFIPSTWQSYGQGQSARDPAANADAFGRFTVANRDYLRRSLGRDPTEGEMYLAHQQGAGGAAKLLAAPNVRAVDVVGERAVLGNGGTLDMTAGQFAQKWIRVVDGAAGAPPSAPMAAAPFTQQQMAANPYLASTWLKSQLAGNKELIDSAKYVLSAASNAVDKGTLPDAQTLAGAIQIANQNPDRLGRERDELLAKIRGVDEGEQANSAGSAAGALLVQDVMRRAQGAPIFVQMQAEATKAAVERGAKNLSDRPWEEAARRGWTTGALLPLNFSSPDALQAGLAARLDVGRAISARTGMPQSVLDPQDLTAVSRVWATGAPAVQSILAQQLGALPAEQFGLVMATKEMHDSLIGMSRSGDPSKMSVAFSLMDRERLRNPDGFAKLYGSDVENRMATWMVRSQYMTADQLAREEAKYNDPQMQKARKELKDAAMTATEKLTASTIAGYVGGSWLPFSSPGAPVIPSQAQRLVSDFREEYAATFAEVGDDAKARELATQRISRIWGVSPTNGGSLMRFPPEKSYATINGSHEWLAKQLDYDIRQTVGADLGEPERRLLGLTPAEPDKRRARAADLLELPADKKAAVKQAEGLLSARRMLVPDARTEAEFNAGQPATYPIVIQAPNGMFVPLQDAQGRQLRFRGDIEAVMEPKRETATQEWRRRRQDESEAVASRAAWDARSARRWRRQEAQQ comes from the coding sequence ATGGTCGATATTCTGGAAGCTTCCGGCGCCCGCGCTCCCAAGCCGGGGCTCGCCGCAACGCCAACTTCGCAGATCAGCGGCGCCCAGATGGTGCAGCCCTATGTCGAGCAGGCTCGGGCGCTGCAAGGTCTCGGCGAGGCGCTTGGCACGCTCGGCGAGAAAGTCGATGCGGCTTCGGTCCCTCAAGCCCAGGCGGCCGGCCTTGCGGCGGTCGGTCGCGACGAGCGGGGCAATCCCACCGTCGAGCTTAAGCCGTTCGCGCTCTCGAAGTCGGATCAGGCGTTCAACCATGCGGCGACGCAAGGCGTCGTATCGCAGTATGAGGCGGATGCAAGGCGCGAACTTCAAGCGATCCGCAGCAAGCATGCGGATAATCCTGCAGCCTTTGATGCGGAAGCCACGTCCTATGTGAAGTCGCTTGGGAAGAGCCTCGGCCCTGAGTTGCGGCCGCTGGTGCAGTTCGAGCTCAATAAGCTTCGGGAGCAGCATTACCTCTCGCTATCGAACGCTTTCACCGAGCGGAAGACGGCGCAGGCAAAGGACTCCATTCTCGTCCAGATCCAGGACACGACGAACGACTATTTCGCGCTCGCGCGGCAGGGCGGAACCGCAACGGATGAATTTCGGGTGGTCAGCGAAAGGCTGGACGCCTTGTATTCGCAGTTGAAGGCAAATCCGCTCTTCGGCGTTGCTGCGGAGCGTGCCGACAGCGAGCGTCGTTCGACGCATGATCGCGCTGTCGCCTTTGCCATGACAGGCGATGCTGTGCGCATCTACGAGTCGCAAGGCGATAAAGCCGCGCAGAAGTGGCTCGTCGACAACATCCGCGATAATCCGAATCTCAAGCTGGATGAGTCGCAGCGCAACAGCCTGCTTGAGACTGGCCGCAATGCCATCGCCATGCGGAAGGGAGAGAACAAGGCCCAGATCGACGCGAACAAAGCCTCGGCCAACGTGCTCGCCAAGGCGATGGAGGACGGTAAGTCTATTCCACAGGGCGCCGTTGATCAGGCGATCGACACGGCAACCCGGCTCGGCGACGTGGAGACGGCGGCAAAGCTTCTGACCTCGAAGCAGGTCTATGGACGCAATGAGGCGAACCGCGGCCTCACGGACGAGGAGCGGGTGCGGCAGGCGACAACGGCGCCGGTAGCCCCATCGGACATTCACGGCGTCATCACGCAGGCGGCCGATCGCTATGGCATCAGCCACAACTACGCGCTGCGCGTCGCCCACATCGAGAGCCGGTTCGATCCGAACGCGATCAATGGTGGATCGCGCGCAACCGGGCTGTTCCAGTTCATTCCATCAACCTGGCAGAGCTATGGGCAGGGCCAGAGCGCTCGCGATCCAGCCGCGAACGCTGATGCATTTGGCCGCTTCACAGTCGCAAACCGTGATTATTTGCGGCGCTCACTTGGCCGCGACCCGACCGAAGGCGAGATGTATCTGGCTCATCAGCAAGGCGCAGGCGGCGCGGCGAAGCTACTTGCAGCCCCGAACGTGCGCGCCGTCGACGTGGTCGGCGAACGGGCAGTGCTCGGCAACGGCGGTACGCTCGATATGACGGCCGGCCAGTTCGCGCAGAAGTGGATCCGGGTCGTTGATGGGGCAGCAGGAGCGCCGCCTTCGGCACCGATGGCTGCAGCGCCGTTCACGCAGCAGCAAATGGCGGCCAACCCCTATCTCGCCTCAACCTGGCTGAAGTCGCAGCTCGCCGGAAACAAGGAGCTCATCGACTCGGCGAAATACGTGCTCTCGGCAGCGTCCAACGCTGTCGACAAGGGAACCCTGCCCGATGCTCAGACGTTGGCCGGCGCCATCCAGATCGCGAACCAGAACCCCGATCGACTCGGGCGGGAGCGTGATGAGCTCTTGGCCAAAATCCGAGGCGTGGACGAAGGCGAGCAGGCCAATAGTGCCGGCAGCGCGGCAGGCGCATTGCTTGTTCAGGACGTGATGCGTCGTGCGCAGGGAGCGCCTATTTTCGTCCAGATGCAGGCCGAGGCCACGAAAGCGGCTGTCGAGCGGGGGGCTAAGAACCTCTCGGATCGTCCTTGGGAAGAGGCCGCGCGCCGCGGTTGGACAACTGGCGCCCTGCTGCCGCTGAACTTCTCTTCGCCGGACGCGCTGCAAGCGGGGCTAGCCGCTCGTCTTGATGTCGGCCGGGCGATCTCAGCACGCACCGGCATGCCGCAGTCTGTTCTAGATCCGCAGGACTTGACGGCCGTATCGCGGGTCTGGGCGACTGGCGCCCCCGCGGTGCAATCCATTCTTGCCCAGCAGCTCGGCGCGCTTCCGGCCGAGCAGTTCGGCTTGGTCATGGCGACGAAGGAGATGCATGACTCGCTGATCGGCATGTCCCGCTCGGGCGATCCCAGCAAAATGTCGGTGGCGTTCTCGCTCATGGATCGCGAGCGGCTTCGCAACCCGGACGGCTTCGCGAAGCTCTACGGCAGCGATGTCGAAAACCGCATGGCAACATGGATGGTTCGCTCGCAATACATGACGGCGGATCAGCTCGCGCGGGAGGAGGCCAAGTACAACGATCCGCAGATGCAGAAGGCCCGCAAGGAGCTCAAAGACGCGGCGATGACCGCAACGGAGAAGCTGACGGCGAGCACCATTGCCGGATACGTCGGCGGCTCCTGGCTGCCGTTCTCGTCGCCAGGCGCTCCGGTTATTCCGTCTCAAGCCCAGCGACTGGTCAGCGATTTTCGCGAGGAATATGCCGCGACCTTTGCAGAGGTCGGCGACGACGCCAAGGCTCGCGAGCTCGCGACCCAGCGCATCAGCCGCATCTGGGGCGTTTCTCCGACGAACGGCGGTTCCCTCATGCGCTTCCCGCCGGAGAAGAGCTACGCGACCATCAACGGCTCGCATGAGTGGTTGGCCAAGCAACTCGACTACGATATTCGGCAGACCGTGGGGGCTGACCTCGGCGAGCCGGAGCGACGATTGCTCGGATTGACGCCTGCCGAGCCCGACAAGCGGCGCGCTCGGGCCGCGGATCTGTTGGAGTTGCCCGCTGATAAGAAGGCAGCAGTCAAGCAAGCCGAAGGGCTGCTCTCGGCGCGCCGGATGCTTGTTCCCGATGCCCGCACCGAGGCGGAGTTCAACGCCGGGCAGCCCGCGACCTATCCGATCGTTATCCAAGCTCCCAACGGCATGTTCGTGCCTCTGCAGGACGCGCAGGGCCGGCAGCTCCGATTCCGCGGCGATATCGAAGCGGTGATGGAGCCGAAGCGAGAGACGGCGACACAGGAGTGGCGGAGGCGGCGGCAAGACGAGAGCGAGGCTGTCGCGTCGCGCGCTGCCTGGGACGCGCGGAGCGCCCGCCGCTGGCGTCGGCAGGAGGCGCAGCAATGA
- a CDS encoding helix-turn-helix transcriptional regulator codes for MTTVPQLRAARALLGWSQDDLAAQSGVSKPTIARLELGTGELAGYASTRDKVTGALEAAGVIFVPENGEGAGVRLRKSAMPPRGEPA; via the coding sequence ATGACGACGGTTCCTCAGCTTCGCGCCGCACGGGCACTCCTCGGCTGGTCACAGGACGACCTCGCTGCTCAATCTGGCGTCTCCAAGCCAACGATCGCCCGGCTGGAGCTCGGCACAGGCGAGTTGGCCGGCTATGCCAGCACTCGGGACAAAGTCACAGGCGCCCTCGAAGCAGCGGGCGTCATATTCGTGCCTGAAAATGGCGAAGGCGCTGGGGTTAGACTGAGAAAATCTGCAATGCCGCCACGGGGGGAGCCAGCGTGA
- a CDS encoding peptide ABC transporter substrate-binding protein — MDEREIRGLVADVKDGTLSRRSFIQKMAAVGITAPIASQILAWNDVAMANATLQYKPTKAGGGGPLKILLWQAPTLLNPHFASGTKDQIASRIFFEPLAGWDKEGNLFPQLAAEIPNKANGGLSADGKEVIWKLKPGVKWHDGKPFTADDVVFTWEYAADPATAAYTTGSYTNIKVEKINDHTVKVIFKDPTPFWADPFVGVAGMIIPKHHFGEYKGAKSREAPANLKPVGTGAYKFVEFKPGDILTGTRNEDYHVKNQPHFDTLEVKGGGDAVSAARAVLQTGEYDYAWNMQVEDEVLKRMETGGRGKVVAVPGGDVEFIILNTTDPWTEVDGERSSVKTKHPTLSDPKVREAINLLIDRDSVQKFIYGRGGTATASFVNEPKQFKSQKLKYEFNIDKANKVLDEAGWKKGADGIREKDGKRLKYVFQTSINAPRQKTQAIIKQACQRAGIDLELKSVTASVYFSSDVANPDTYTKLYCDMEMYTTTQPQPDPERFLNQLVSWEIANKENKWLGRNVSRYSDPEADKAYKAAQKEFDPAKRAALLIKVNEIFCEANILLPILSRTVVGASANNLEPDISGWEVTTWNLAAWYRT; from the coding sequence ATGGACGAACGGGAAATCCGCGGCCTCGTCGCGGATGTGAAGGATGGCACGTTGTCGCGACGATCCTTCATCCAGAAGATGGCGGCGGTGGGCATCACTGCCCCGATCGCGAGCCAGATCCTGGCATGGAACGATGTGGCGATGGCGAACGCCACGCTGCAATACAAGCCGACCAAGGCCGGCGGCGGCGGGCCGCTGAAGATCCTGCTCTGGCAGGCCCCGACCCTGCTCAACCCGCATTTCGCCTCGGGCACCAAGGACCAGATCGCCTCGCGCATCTTCTTCGAGCCGCTCGCCGGCTGGGACAAGGAAGGCAATCTCTTTCCGCAGCTTGCCGCCGAGATTCCGAACAAGGCCAATGGCGGCCTCTCCGCGGATGGCAAGGAGGTGATCTGGAAGCTGAAGCCGGGCGTGAAATGGCATGACGGCAAGCCGTTCACCGCCGACGACGTTGTCTTCACCTGGGAATATGCCGCTGATCCGGCGACCGCGGCCTATACGACCGGCTCCTACACCAACATCAAGGTCGAGAAGATCAACGATCATACCGTCAAGGTGATCTTCAAGGACCCGACGCCGTTCTGGGCCGATCCCTTCGTCGGCGTCGCCGGCATGATCATCCCGAAGCACCATTTCGGCGAGTACAAGGGCGCCAAATCGCGCGAGGCTCCTGCGAACCTGAAGCCGGTCGGCACCGGCGCCTACAAGTTCGTCGAGTTCAAGCCGGGCGACATCCTCACCGGCACCCGCAACGAGGACTACCACGTCAAGAACCAGCCGCATTTCGACACACTCGAGGTCAAGGGCGGTGGCGATGCAGTCTCGGCGGCCCGCGCCGTGCTGCAGACCGGCGAATACGACTATGCCTGGAACATGCAGGTCGAGGACGAGGTCCTCAAGCGCATGGAGACCGGTGGTCGCGGCAAGGTGGTGGCGGTTCCCGGCGGTGACGTCGAGTTCATCATCCTGAACACGACCGACCCGTGGACCGAGGTCGATGGCGAGCGTTCCAGCGTCAAGACCAAGCACCCGACCCTGTCGGATCCGAAGGTGCGCGAGGCGATCAACCTGCTGATTGATCGCGACTCGGTCCAGAAGTTCATCTACGGCCGTGGCGGCACCGCGACGGCGAGCTTCGTCAACGAGCCCAAGCAGTTCAAGTCGCAGAAGCTGAAATACGAGTTCAACATCGACAAGGCCAACAAGGTCCTCGACGAGGCCGGCTGGAAGAAGGGTGCCGACGGCATCCGCGAGAAGGATGGCAAGAGGCTGAAATACGTCTTCCAGACCTCGATCAACGCCCCGCGCCAGAAGACCCAGGCGATCATCAAGCAGGCCTGCCAGCGCGCCGGTATCGATCTCGAGCTCAAGTCGGTCACGGCTTCGGTCTATTTCTCTTCGGACGTCGCCAACCCGGACACCTACACCAAGCTGTACTGCGACATGGAGATGTACACGACCACGCAGCCGCAGCCCGATCCGGAACGCTTCCTCAATCAGCTCGTCTCGTGGGAGATCGCCAACAAGGAGAACAAGTGGCTGGGCCGCAACGTCTCGCGCTACTCGGACCCCGAAGCGGACAAGGCCTACAAGGCGGCTCAGAAGGAGTTCGACCCGGCCAAGCGCGCCGCGCTCTTGATCAAGGTCAACGAGATCTTCTGCGAGGCCAATATCCTCCTGCCGATCCTCTCCCGAACCGTCGTCGGTGCCTCGGCCAACAACCTGGAGCCCGACATCTCAGGCTGGGAGGTCACAACCTGGAATCTGGCGGCCTGGTATCGGACCTGA
- the aroQ gene encoding type II 3-dehydroquinate dehydratase — translation MSTGEQRGRGCIYILNGPNLNLLGQREPAIYGSTTLAEIGERCEAKAKSLGFTVDFRQTNFEGELVESVQQARQEACGIIINPAGYSFTSVALLDALKMFERPKIELHISNVHARESTYHNSLVSRTATGIIIGLGAAGYELAIQAMAGLVEA, via the coding sequence ATGTCGACGGGCGAACAGCGTGGGCGCGGCTGCATCTACATCCTGAATGGCCCCAATCTTAATCTGCTCGGGCAGCGCGAGCCGGCGATCTACGGCAGCACGACGCTGGCTGAGATCGGCGAGCGCTGCGAGGCGAAGGCGAAATCGCTCGGCTTCACCGTCGATTTCCGTCAGACCAATTTCGAGGGCGAGCTGGTCGAAAGCGTGCAGCAGGCGCGCCAGGAAGCCTGCGGCATCATCATCAATCCGGCCGGCTACAGCTTCACCTCGGTGGCGCTGCTCGATGCGCTCAAGATGTTCGAGCGCCCCAAGATCGAGCTGCACATCTCGAACGTGCATGCGCGCGAAAGCACCTACCACAACTCGCTGGTCTCGCGGACGGCGACGGGGATCATCATCGGGCTCGGTGCCGCCGGCTATGAACTCGCGATCCAGGCCATGGCCGGGCTGGTGGAAGCCTGA
- a CDS encoding TetR family transcriptional regulator, whose translation MSKAAIKPQGTSRKSTSWTQDPEGVRRSILEAARLEFVENGLSGARVDEIAARTATSKRMIYYYFGDKEGLYRAVLEEMYERIRGFERGLDLASLEPEEAIARLTGFTFDYHAENPDFVRMVMIENIHHGRHLATSDRISTLNLSVIDMIREAYERGVSDGIFRAGIEPIDIHLTISALAFYNVSNRASIRQVFGHDMGAPEALARRRAAAIDTVLRMMRR comes from the coding sequence ATGAGCAAAGCAGCGATCAAACCGCAGGGAACGAGCCGGAAATCGACTTCCTGGACCCAGGATCCGGAGGGCGTGCGCCGCAGCATCCTCGAAGCGGCACGGCTGGAATTCGTCGAGAACGGCTTGAGCGGCGCCCGCGTCGACGAAATCGCAGCCAGGACCGCGACCAGCAAGCGGATGATCTACTACTATTTCGGGGACAAGGAGGGTCTCTACCGCGCCGTCCTCGAGGAGATGTACGAGCGCATCCGCGGCTTCGAGCGCGGGCTCGACCTCGCCAGCCTGGAGCCGGAGGAGGCGATCGCGCGGCTCACCGGTTTCACCTTCGACTACCACGCCGAAAACCCGGATTTCGTGCGGATGGTGATGATCGAGAACATCCATCACGGCCGGCACCTCGCGACCTCCGACCGGATCTCCACACTTAACCTCTCGGTGATCGACATGATCCGCGAGGCCTATGAGCGGGGTGTCTCGGACGGAATCTTCCGTGCGGGAATCGAACCGATCGACATCCACCTGACGATCAGTGCGCTGGCCTTCTACAACGTCTCGAACCGCGCCAGCATCCGCCAGGTCTTCGGCCACGATATGGGAGCGCCCGAAGCGCTGGCGCGCCGCAGGGCCGCGGCCATCGACACCGTGCTGCGCATGATGCGTCGCTGA
- a CDS encoding amino acid ABC transporter permease, translating into MNYKLDFAPVIAGLPDLLMGCLGTFLLALSGMALAIVIGIGGVVLRDSRFAPVRFLVRGFVELIRNTPFLVQIFFIYFALPLAGLRLDPTPTAVIALGINGGAYAIEIIRGGVQSISKGQIEAGLALGLHRAQVFRLIVLKPALRAIFPSLTSQFVLLTLTTSVASAISAYELTSVAQRIESDSFRSFEVYGTITLFYLVISWAMMRFFALISTRYFSYPVK; encoded by the coding sequence ATGAACTACAAGCTCGACTTCGCGCCTGTAATCGCGGGTCTGCCCGATCTCTTGATGGGCTGCCTCGGCACGTTTCTGCTGGCGCTCTCCGGCATGGCGCTGGCCATCGTTATCGGCATCGGTGGCGTGGTGCTGCGCGATTCCCGCTTCGCCCCGGTGCGCTTTCTGGTCAGGGGCTTTGTCGAGCTGATCCGCAACACGCCCTTCCTGGTCCAGATCTTCTTCATCTATTTTGCGCTGCCGCTGGCGGGGTTGAGGCTCGACCCGACGCCGACCGCCGTGATCGCGCTCGGCATCAATGGCGGCGCCTATGCCATTGAGATCATCCGCGGCGGCGTGCAGTCGATCAGCAAGGGCCAGATCGAGGCCGGGCTGGCGCTCGGCCTGCACAGGGCGCAGGTCTTCCGGCTGATCGTGCTGAAGCCGGCGCTGCGCGCGATCTTCCCGTCGCTGACCAGCCAGTTCGTGCTGCTGACCCTGACCACCTCGGTCGCCTCGGCGATCTCGGCCTATGAGCTGACCTCGGTGGCGCAGCGGATCGAGTCCGACAGCTTCCGCTCCTTCGAGGTCTACGGCACGATCACGCTGTTCTACCTCGTGATCTCCTGGGCGATGATGCGCTTCTTCGCGCTGATCTCGACCCGCTACTTCAGCTATCCGGTGAAGTGA
- a CDS encoding amino acid ABC transporter permease has protein sequence MGWNEYLFLLTGLKWTVALSAIGFVCGSVSGLGIALLRTSGNPLMERVTAGYIALFQGTPLLMQLFVVYYGLALIGLKLDAWVAVAIGFTLHASAYLGEIWRGSIEAVPKGQTEAAKALSLHYASRMRDVVLPQAIRISLPATVGFLVQLIKGTSLAAIVGFTELTRAGNIVSNQIFQPLLVFGIVGILYFLLCWPLSLYGSHLEKRMAIASR, from the coding sequence ATGGGCTGGAACGAATACCTCTTTCTCCTCACCGGCCTGAAATGGACCGTGGCGCTGTCGGCGATCGGCTTCGTCTGCGGCTCGGTCTCCGGGCTCGGGATCGCGCTGCTGCGCACCTCCGGCAATCCTCTGATGGAGCGTGTGACGGCGGGCTACATCGCCCTGTTCCAGGGCACGCCGCTCCTGATGCAGCTGTTCGTGGTCTATTACGGGCTCGCCCTGATCGGGCTGAAGCTCGATGCCTGGGTCGCGGTCGCGATCGGCTTCACCCTGCATGCCAGCGCCTATCTCGGCGAGATCTGGCGCGGCTCGATCGAGGCCGTGCCGAAGGGCCAAACCGAGGCCGCCAAGGCGCTGAGCCTGCACTACGCCTCGCGCATGCGGGACGTCGTGCTGCCGCAGGCGATCCGCATCTCGCTGCCGGCGACGGTCGGCTTCCTCGTGCAGCTGATCAAGGGCACCTCGCTTGCCGCCATCGTCGGCTTCACCGAGCTGACGCGGGCCGGCAACATCGTCTCCAACCAGATCTTCCAGCCGCTGCTCGTCTTCGGGATCGTCGGCATCCTCTACTTCCTGCTGTGCTGGCCGCTCTCGCTCTACGGCTCGCATCTGGAAAAGCGCATGGCCATCGCCTCGCGCTGA
- a CDS encoding transporter substrate-binding domain-containing protein, whose translation MTKLTSTRRNMLIAGAAALALPALVGSPAQAITPAEIKAKGKIVVGIQGDNPPWGFVTSAGKQDGLDADIATLFAKELGVQVEFVPLEVNNRIPALTTGRVDVLFATMAMLPERAKAVQYSKPYVANTIVLIGPKKEKITTNEDMARYTIGVAKGAAQDTQVTKNAPANTVIRRYDGDAPSIQALVSGQVQALGGNIFYMQRIEQGRPGEFENKLEFQNLYNGACTRLGEKEINAALNTFIDKIKANGELQKVYDKWMKVPVHKFPESLEGITFTAS comes from the coding sequence ATGACGAAGCTGACATCCACCCGCCGCAATATGCTGATCGCCGGCGCCGCCGCGCTGGCCCTGCCCGCCCTAGTCGGCAGCCCCGCCCAGGCGATCACTCCGGCCGAGATCAAGGCCAAGGGCAAGATCGTCGTCGGCATCCAGGGTGACAACCCGCCCTGGGGCTTCGTCACCAGCGCCGGCAAGCAGGACGGTCTCGACGCCGACATCGCGACGCTCTTCGCCAAGGAACTCGGCGTGCAGGTCGAGTTCGTGCCGCTCGAGGTCAACAACCGCATCCCGGCGCTGACGACCGGCCGCGTCGACGTGCTGTTCGCGACGATGGCGATGCTGCCGGAGCGCGCCAAGGCCGTGCAGTACTCGAAGCCCTATGTGGCCAACACCATCGTGCTGATCGGCCCGAAGAAGGAGAAGATCACCACCAACGAGGATATGGCGCGCTACACGATCGGCGTCGCCAAGGGCGCGGCGCAGGACACGCAGGTGACCAAGAACGCTCCGGCCAACACCGTGATCCGCCGCTATGACGGCGACGCGCCCTCGATCCAGGCCCTGGTCTCCGGCCAGGTCCAGGCGCTCGGCGGCAACATCTTCTACATGCAGCGCATCGAGCAGGGCCGCCCCGGCGAGTTCGAGAACAAGCTCGAGTTCCAGAACCTCTACAACGGCGCCTGCACCCGTCTCGGCGAGAAGGAGATCAACGCCGCGCTCAACACCTTCATCGACAAGATCAAGGCCAATGGCGAGCTGCAGAAGGTCTACGATAAGTGGATGAAGGTGCCGGTGCACAAATTCCCGGAGAGCCTCGAAGGCATCACCTTCACCGCGAGCTGA
- a CDS encoding amino acid ABC transporter ATP-binding protein — translation MIAMTHVEKWYGDFQALTDINLEVRKGERIVLCGPSGSGKSTLIRCINHLETYQKGEIRVGGTRLGDDAKTIDAVRREVGMVFQHFNLFPHMTVLQNCMLAPMRSLGMSKAEAEATARKLLGRVKILEQAEKYPAQLSGGQQQRVAIARALCMKPKVMLFDEPTSALDPEMVKEVLDTMIALADEGMTMICVTHEMGFARQVANRVIFMANGAIVEEAPPEEFFHNPRHERTRKFLGEILHKH, via the coding sequence ATGATCGCCATGACCCATGTCGAGAAATGGTATGGCGACTTCCAGGCCCTGACCGACATCAACCTCGAGGTCCGCAAGGGCGAGCGCATCGTCCTGTGCGGGCCGTCGGGCTCCGGCAAATCGACGCTGATCCGCTGCATCAACCATCTGGAGACCTACCAGAAGGGCGAGATCCGGGTCGGCGGCACAAGGCTGGGAGACGATGCCAAGACCATCGACGCGGTGCGCCGCGAGGTCGGCATGGTCTTCCAGCACTTCAACCTGTTTCCGCACATGACCGTGCTGCAGAACTGCATGCTGGCGCCGATGCGTTCGCTCGGCATGAGCAAGGCGGAGGCCGAGGCCACTGCCCGCAAGCTGCTCGGCCGGGTCAAGATCCTCGAACAGGCCGAGAAATACCCGGCCCAGCTCTCGGGCGGCCAGCAGCAGCGCGTTGCCATCGCGCGGGCGCTGTGCATGAAACCGAAGGTGATGCTGTTCGACGAGCCGACCTCGGCGCTCGACCCCGAGATGGTCAAGGAGGTGCTCGACACCATGATCGCGCTCGCCGACGAGGGCATGACCATGATCTGCGTCACCCATGAAATGGGCTTCGCCCGGCAGGTGGCGAACCGCGTCATCTTCATGGCCAACGGCGCCATCGTCGAGGAGGCGCCGCCGGAAGAGTTCTTCCACAATCCGCGCCACGAGCGCACGCGGAAGTTCCTCGGCGAAATCCTCCATAAGCACTGA